The segment GTCAATCGAACGACAAGAAGTAATGAGGTGGTAGGTGCTGAGCAACGAATCACACCGATACAAGCTTTACGTGCCGTAACAATTGATGCAGCATGGCAAAATTTCGAGGAGGACATTAAGGGATCTATTGAAAAAGGTAAATATGCGGATTTCGTTATTTTAGAAAAAAATCCATTAAGTATTGACCAAGCTAAAATAAAAGATATAAAAATATTAGAGACGATTATTAACGGGAAAAGTGTTTATAAAAATAATAAATAACTCGTTTGCAAGCCATGGAACGCAAAATCAGTACTTCATGGATAGCTAGTAGGTAGCTTTACTGGAAAATCAGTGAATTTCAAATGCAGCACTTTACTAAATTGTTGGTACATCTGTTGAGTTTTAATTTCGATTATGATACGAAATAGAAAATGGAGAAGGATGACTGAATAATGATCATCCTTTTTTTAGTGTAATAAAGTAGTCGTTAAAGTTATGGATAATTATTGCAATTACTAAACATTCAATTACCAAATTGTGTATAATGGAAGTGTAAACATATGTTTTACGAAAAAGAGATAGGGGGATAAAAAATGGTCACATTTAAAAAGGCGGGTGCATTGTTATCTGCAACAGCGTTATCTGTTGGCTTATTAGCACCAATGGCAAGCGCCTCTACGTTAGGATTTGAGCGTATGGAGACATTGCCAATTCAAGTCGCGCAAACGAATACAACGGTAACAAAAAATGATTTAATGAAGCGTTTTCGAGAGCTATTTCCAAGTGAATTTCCAAATGTAACCGAAAATGATTTTCGTATGGGGACAGGCTACTCACATCCTAAAGACTCAACGGTGCGTTATGAACTTAATTTCTCAAAGAACATTGATAATCAAAATGAATATGGAAGCTTTACATTCGTTGGAGAAACGTTAGAGTTAGAACAATTTTATTATCAACCAATAAATTCAAAGGATGTATTGTTCCCAGCAAAATATTCAAAAGGGGAAGCTCAAAAAGTGGCGAATAAGTTTATTGAAAAGTTCGATAAAAGTGAAGGGTATGAGCTTGTACCAAATGAATTCAATTATTATTCATCATCTATTTTAACGCAACCCGTTCAATACTCATTTACGTATATGAAGAAAAAATCGGGTGTACCAATTTCAGATCAAACTATTAATATAGGTGTATTAGGGGATGGTACAGTATCATCTTATTATAAAACAAAAAATGTAACAGATAATTTTACGTATGATGATTTATCCAAGATACAAAATGAATCAGTTATTGCCGATCGTTTACGGGATGCATTAAAAGCGCAGTTGTCATACAAGGTTGAAACAGATTATTCAACAGGGGATAACACAGTAAAGCTTGTTTATAAACCGAATAGCCAGGTTACATCAGGTGTACATGCTCTTACGGGGGAATGGCTAACAACAGAAGGACTATCCTCAACGTTATCAAATCAAAAGATTACACCAATTGTGACGAAATCACTAGCGGCAAAACAGCCAAACTTAACATCAGAGCAGGCACAAGCGATGGCGCAGAAGTTGCTTGCAACAGATCAGCCAGGTGTAAAACTAACGATTGAGTCCATTGACGAAAAAACAACGGAGACTGGTAAGGAAGTATTTAACATTCAATATATGTATCACTATAGAAATGGTGGGACAGGTACAGAATTAATAATTGATAAAGCAACGGGTGAGATTATTAATTATAATGATATTAAAAATCACCTCGAAGTACAAGATGATGATAGTAATACAGTAGTAGAATTAACACGACAACAGGCAAGAGAAAAGGCGATTGCCTATGTGAAAGAATGGGTACCATCTTATGCACATAAGTATGCATTACCAGTAGATGAGGCCTTATACCAGGATTATAATGACAGTTATTTCTTTATGTTCCCACGGATTGTAAATGGTTTAACGGTAGAAGGAGACCAAATCTCAGTAAATGTTGATGCCAAAACAGGTAACTTATTAGGTTTGCAAGTGAACGCGTATGATGATATTCAGTGGCCAGCTGCAACAGATATTTTGACACAACAAGAAGCATCGAATTTATTGAAAGATCAATTAAAGTTGGATTTACAATATGTAAACCATCCAAAAGTGGAAAATGATCAACATTATAGCTTAGCATATCAACCGATCTTAAATGAAGGCACGTATACTTTCATTGATGCCAAAACAGGGGAATGGTTAGATGCTTTAGGTATGGTTATTTCAGATAAGCCGACAATCAAGCATCCAACAGCTGCGGAGGAATTAAATTATTTAATTCATGCAGGTATTTTAGAGGTAGATGAAAAATTCCATCCAGATGCGCATGTTACAAAAGAGGAAGCGCTAAAAATTTTAATGAAATCTGTAACGTATATGTATTATAGTTCTAGATATGATGACTTTGAAACGACGAATCAAACATTTACAGATATTGCGCCAGATCATGCTTTATATCCATATGTAACTCGTGCATTGAAAATGGGCATGCTTGAAGGGTCTACTAACACGTTTAATGCAGCTTCATCCCTTTCAAATCAGGAATTAGCAAAATGGGTAATTGGTACGCTGAAGCTAAATAAAGTAGCGCAACATAGCGATATTTATGAGTTAAATTACAGTGATGCTGCACAAGTAGATAAGGAACTACGTGGCCATGTTGCATTAGCGCATGCAATTGGATTACTTGAAGCGGAAAATAATCAGCTGAAGCCAAAAAGTGAAGTAACATATGCACAATTAGCACAAGTGACAATTCGTTTAGCTCATAAGATGAACGAATATCAGATTGACAACTATTAATAAGTATATGGGCGAACAACGCGTCCAATAAATGTAATAATCCCCTTGCCGATTAATAGCAAGGGGATTATTACATTTGTAAGTGACAAATACAACACATAATGTACAAAAAACTACCAGTCTTTCTTAACATATAAAATTTCAGAAACGTTAGCGGGACCCTAATTAGTGCTTTAAATGACAAAATCAAATCAATCACTTAGAAAGTAAGAGTCATAATGGATAATGACATTGCAGTTATTAATCACCGAACTATCCAAAGTAAAACACTAAATAATTCGAAAAAATCTTGAAATAGAGGTATAAGATGGGAATTCACCCAAAAAGAAAAACCAGTAAACATTGATAAATCAACGTTTACTGGCATTCTGTTGATAAACGCCATCGTCAATAGATATTCTGTGAAAATTCGGGTAAAGTCCCTTCAAATCATAATTTTTATGAATTGGAGGGACTTTTATGTTTTTTATGCATTCACGTCAAGAAATCGAAAAAAATCGCCAGTTTTATATATGTATGTTCGATTCCAGTCATCAATTAATTCAACTAGACAAACTCATCGATTGGCAGTGGATTTGTCAAAAACTCTTACCTTATTATTCTTCTACAAGAACGGGTCGTCCTACTGTTGACCCTCTTTTTCTAATTAAAATTCTTGTGATTCAGGGACTAGAAGGTTTTCGTTCGGTTCGCTTTGCCTGTAAACAAATCCAGTGCAATGCGACCTATCGTTGGTTTTTAGGGATTTCTCCATTTCAAAAGGTGCCGCATCATAGTACCGTTTCACGTTTTTTATGGGGACGCCTACAAGGTGCTTCTTTTTGGCGAGCACTACATCATACACAACTCCTTACACTTCAAGCTGAGAGTTTTATCGCGAAGGAAACGTGGGCAGCGGATGAAACAGAATTAAAAGCGAATGCGAATAAACGCTTTCGCCAAAAGCTCATTGTCCCAAAAATGGTTCTAGAGAAATCAGAAGACCTCGAAACTATCAATGACTTTCGCACACGTCAAGGAAAGAAGGCGTTACAGCCAGCTGAACCTAAAATCGAATATGCTTCAACGAATTTTAGTCTGATTGATGCCAATGCTCGGCTTTCTGTTAAACACGTTGAACGGCGGCAGTTTGCGTATTTTGAACATCGAATTGTCGATACACTTCATGGCTTTATTATTGCGATAGACGTCACAGCCGCTAATATTCCGGGTCATAAAATCTTACCTGGACAAGTCGATCAATTAAATAAACTGTTTGGGGCTTATGCAAAGGAAATTACATTAGATGCAGGGTATTACAATGCGACATGTGCGAAGGCTTTATTCGCCGAAAAAAATTTTTTTCGGTACCCTATAAACGATCGCGGTCAAAAGAACATCCTCAATGTAAAAGAGTTCAATTTAAACAGGTGACGGAAACTCTTTACTGTTGTCCGAATGGCGTACCTTTCACATACTCTACGACGACGCGTCAAGGCTATCATGAGTTTAAGGCTCCTAAGAGAAGTTGTTTCAACTGTCCTTTCGCTCTCAGAGAAGACACCAATCGGATCTTAAGAATCTCGATTCATCAACCGACATATGACCATTTAAGAGAAATGCGATTTTCATGGAGGGGGAAAACTTGAGTGTTGTACGGCCACAAACCATTGAACTAAGTTTTGCCCAAAGTAAAGAAAACCACGGTCATCCCCGTTACGCCAGATACCGCGGTCTTCAAAAAGTAGAAACACAAGTTTTGATGACAGCCATCATTCAAAACTCGAAGTAATGGACCAAGCTCCGTTCACTACAACAAGTTGGAATCCATCTCACATATAAAGTTATAGAAGAATTTTGATGAAAATTCAAAAAATCCCGTTTAAAGTTCAACTGGATTTCATTGACAGTTTTGTTTTTCAACACTGTGAAACCGAACGACTTTTCAATAGTCGTTCGGTTTTTTAAATTTACTTATTATGCGTTTGTTATTTCTCCTCTACAGGCTTCGGTAAACCGATGACCGGGTCACCGAGTAAAGGTGTAGATAGGACATACATGCCATGGTTTGAAAATGCCCAAATTAAATTTCGATCCCATTCGACGAAAATGCCGTGTACCGGATTAGAATGATCGCTTGTCGTAGTTGTACCATCTTCATTTGGAATTTCTCCAGACATCTTCGGCACAAAGTATGCTTCAATTGTTGATTCTGTAGGATTGGTTACGTCAAAAATTTGGACACCTGCATTGTAGAAGGCGTAAGGGATATATTGGTCGCTCGGAACACCCGGATTAATGGTTGCATAACCGCTACGCTTCGGTCCAAAGCTGCCGCGACGTTGGCAAAAGTCTGTGAATGATGCTGATTCTGGTGGTGTCGGGCGTTTTAACGTACTAATGATTTTAGGCTGAAGCGGATCGTTGACGTCGATTGCGTAAATTTCCTTATAAGGCTCATGGCAATCTTCGCTAAGTGGATAGCCGCTATAGTAAACAATGCCCGTGCTTTCGACTTTGGAAACGTCAATATTATCCCCTTCAGTACCGCTAATACTCATTGGCATCTCAATATGTGAAACCGTTTTCATATTTGCCGGATCGGATATGTCAACAATATAAAACCCAAAGCCACCCATTGCTGCATAACCGTACTTGCCACCCTTTTCTACAGGTGTCGGAATGAATAGCGGCATGCGAGCGCCCATCCATGTTGTTTTGTTGCCAGCGCGGGGGTTTTTGTTATAAGCTTCTTCTTCGCCTACACGTTGACCTGGCACCCACCAAGTAGAAAGAGGTTTCGGATTAGATGGGTCTGAAATATCAAAGGCCATTTGTGCTCCAGAGTATAAATAGCTTTTATACTCTGTATTGATGAAGGAATCATCAGGTGCACCTGCAACAAATAAATAATCTCCACCATCATAGACAGGTATGTCTTGACAGCCAGATCCTTCTTGTACAAGGTCACTTGCATTTGCTTTCGCATCTAAAGGTGTTTCAGATAGCAGATTCCAATCTGAAAATAATGGGCTTGTGACTTCGAAAATGCGGAATCCACGCAGCATTTCTTTGTCTTTAATAGCCTTTATTTGCTCAGGGTATTTATATTTATTCGATAGAACACCATAACGCGGTACTTCGTAACATTGAACGGCAATTGTTTTGTCCAACTTTTTATTGTATTTTACTGTCATTGGACCGAACCGTTTGTCTCCCTTATCTGTGTCAATTAATTTATTGGCGATACGCTTGGCATTTTTAGGATCTGTAATATCGAATACATTGTACATATCTGTTTCAAGATCGTATAAGTAGCGACGACCGTCTAGATCGAATGTAGCTTGCCAGCTATGTCCCCAACCAATAACGTATGGATAGAATGCTTCTACATTCATATTTTTCGTATATTGATTTTGATCTAGATAAGGCAAACTCCCTTCAAATGGTTGTGGACCTTCATTATCCGGTGTTGCGGCTGGGTGAGTGAAAATCCCTGTCTTCGCATCATAGCCCCAGCTGCCAGGCGCGGGCTCTTTAGGTTCACCGGGTAAAAGCCTTGTTGGGCCTTCCTTTTTCTTTGGCAGCGGTGCATCAGCTGCATTTTTGTTCAGACCTGTGCGCGGTGCTTCCTGTTTTTCTTCTTTTTTAGCTTCATCGTTCGCTAAGGCAGTGCCTAAAGGCAAGAAGATTATAATGCCCATCATAAGAAAGGTAAGAGCTAAATTACTCAGAAAAGGATGTAACTTAAATTTTTTTATCAACGCAATCCCCCTAGAAATCTATGAATTTTTTAAATCATAAGAGCATTTTACTAAAGACATATAGATTGTATAGGCGACAAATAATTTGAAGCTGAAAAATTGTAAAATTTAGTTGTTCCGGAACTAAATAAATACTACATATTATATATATGACGTGGTGTCAACTTTTATTTTTTGAACATTGAAACTTTATGGGATTTGAGTCTTCTATCCTACCTATACGCTAAAATTAGATCTCAAACAAGTTATAAAACTAGATCAAGATAAACCTCCTGTTGACTAACCTAATTTCATATGACAATATAAAACACCTCTAAAATGGGCATGCGACATGTAATGATATGCTCCCCATTAGGTAGACATATAAAAATAAAATCTGATTATCAAATGGGGAGCATATCAATTAACTGTGGAGGGCTGTTTTTTAATCTTGTATTGTTTTTCATATAACTACATAGTAATTGCAGTGTTAAATTTGAGTTATGTAAAGCGCTTGCCCGAACGTTATTTTAAATGAAAAATGAGCTTTAAAATAATTCGTCACATATCCGACACGCAACAGTAAAAATACTTCAGTTTTAGGTTTTATTTAGGGAATAAAAAAAGCTGAAAACCCTTATTAATAAAGGTTTTCAGCGTGATGGTCCCGACTGGTCTCGAACCAGCGACCCCCACCTTGTCGAGGTGGTGCTCTCCCAACTGAGCTACAAGACCGTAATAAGATAAAAAGCGTGTTCTTATTTATCATCATAGCATTTTAATTGGAAGGGGTACATAGGAAATTACTAATTTAACTTTTTATGTTACTTTCGAAATAGAATGATCGCCCATTTCTCTCATGCACTAACGTCTTTTCTTTTTATCGTCTTTTAGTAATAGTTCCTTCTTTATTAATTTCTCTAATACCACTTGGACTTGATATTTATTTTCTTCAATTTGGATGACATCTACAACCTTGCCATTCCGCCCTTTAATTCTGATACTTTCATCGACTTCTGGTATACGTCTTAAACATTGACTTAGTACGGATATGTTTTTTTCATAAAAATGAATTGCAAACATTTTGATACACTCCTTATAAACTCAACTAAAACATTGAGTGAACTTTTTTCCAATTTATGATGAATCCGAGGCGTATAGAACTGTCAGAAAAGGAGATTAATAAAAAATGAAAAATAGTTTCCGACTTTCAATAATAGGATAGGGTAATCGAATGAATTGAGGTGGAGAAGAAATTAAGAAAAAATGGGGTTTACTTGCTGTACTAACATTTGGTCTGTACGTTGTGGCGATGTATTTCTATTTTTTCCATAGCCAAAATAGTGAGATACCAGCCGCTCTGAAAGGAACGGCAGCAGATCCAAGTACTTTTCTAACAGCGCGGGAATTGGTGTTAAGTGAGGATTTATCAAAAATAAGAAATTTCCTATTTTTTATCGCAACGCCGTTTGAATGGTTGCTTTACTTTGTTATTTTGATTGCGGGTATTTCATGTTTGTTCGAAGGAAGGAGCCCCAGCCAACATAAATGGGCCATTTGGGGAAATGCACAGTATTTATTTTTTCTATCGCTTCTATTGTTTGTTCTACAATTTCCACTAGATTATTACCGGTATGTACTGAGTAAAAGCTATGGCATTAGTACGCAGCCTTTTTCCTCATGGATGAGGGATAATATGATTGATTTTTGGATGGCTTTTGCGATGTCCGTTATCGTGGTTACGATTCTCTATTGGCTCATCAAAAAAAGTCCGA is part of the Solibacillus sp. FSL K6-1523 genome and harbors:
- a CDS encoding YcdB/YcdC domain-containing protein, with protein sequence MVTFKKAGALLSATALSVGLLAPMASASTLGFERMETLPIQVAQTNTTVTKNDLMKRFRELFPSEFPNVTENDFRMGTGYSHPKDSTVRYELNFSKNIDNQNEYGSFTFVGETLELEQFYYQPINSKDVLFPAKYSKGEAQKVANKFIEKFDKSEGYELVPNEFNYYSSSILTQPVQYSFTYMKKKSGVPISDQTINIGVLGDGTVSSYYKTKNVTDNFTYDDLSKIQNESVIADRLRDALKAQLSYKVETDYSTGDNTVKLVYKPNSQVTSGVHALTGEWLTTEGLSSTLSNQKITPIVTKSLAAKQPNLTSEQAQAMAQKLLATDQPGVKLTIESIDEKTTETGKEVFNIQYMYHYRNGGTGTELIIDKATGEIINYNDIKNHLEVQDDDSNTVVELTRQQAREKAIAYVKEWVPSYAHKYALPVDEALYQDYNDSYFFMFPRIVNGLTVEGDQISVNVDAKTGNLLGLQVNAYDDIQWPAATDILTQQEASNLLKDQLKLDLQYVNHPKVENDQHYSLAYQPILNEGTYTFIDAKTGEWLDALGMVISDKPTIKHPTAAEELNYLIHAGILEVDEKFHPDAHVTKEEALKILMKSVTYMYYSSRYDDFETTNQTFTDIAPDHALYPYVTRALKMGMLEGSTNTFNAASSLSNQELAKWVIGTLKLNKVAQHSDIYELNYSDAAQVDKELRGHVALAHAIGLLEAENNQLKPKSEVTYAQLAQVTIRLAHKMNEYQIDNY
- a CDS encoding transposase → MFFMHSRQEIEKNRQFYICMFDSSHQLIQLDKLIDWQWICQKLLPYYSSTRTGRPTVDPLFLIKILVIQGLEGFRSVRFACKQIQCNATYRWFLGISPFQKVPHHSTVSRFLWGRLQGASFWRALHHTQLLTLQAESFIAKETWAADETELKANANKRFRQKLIVPKMVLEKSEDLETINDFRTRQGKKALQPAEPKIEYASTNFSLIDANARLSVKHVERRQFAYFEHRIVDTLHGFIIAIDVTAANIPGHKILPGQVDQLNKLFGAYAKEITLDAGYYNATCAKALFAEKNFFRYPINDRGQKNILNVKEFNLNR
- a CDS encoding transposase translates to MSVVRPQTIELSFAQSKENHGHPRYARYRGLQKVETQVLMTAIIQNSK
- a CDS encoding LVIVD repeat-containing protein, with product MIKKFKLHPFLSNLALTFLMMGIIIFLPLGTALANDEAKKEEKQEAPRTGLNKNAADAPLPKKKEGPTRLLPGEPKEPAPGSWGYDAKTGIFTHPAATPDNEGPQPFEGSLPYLDQNQYTKNMNVEAFYPYVIGWGHSWQATFDLDGRRYLYDLETDMYNVFDITDPKNAKRIANKLIDTDKGDKRFGPMTVKYNKKLDKTIAVQCYEVPRYGVLSNKYKYPEQIKAIKDKEMLRGFRIFEVTSPLFSDWNLLSETPLDAKANASDLVQEGSGCQDIPVYDGGDYLFVAGAPDDSFINTEYKSYLYSGAQMAFDISDPSNPKPLSTWWVPGQRVGEEEAYNKNPRAGNKTTWMGARMPLFIPTPVEKGGKYGYAAMGGFGFYIVDISDPANMKTVSHIEMPMSISGTEGDNIDVSKVESTGIVYYSGYPLSEDCHEPYKEIYAIDVNDPLQPKIISTLKRPTPPESASFTDFCQRRGSFGPKRSGYATINPGVPSDQYIPYAFYNAGVQIFDVTNPTESTIEAYFVPKMSGEIPNEDGTTTTSDHSNPVHGIFVEWDRNLIWAFSNHGMYVLSTPLLGDPVIGLPKPVEEK